Within the Burkholderia sp. NRF60-BP8 genome, the region GCCCCACGGCAGCCCCCACCAGCCGAGCGTGGCCGACGCGAGCAATGCGATCGCCTGCTTGCGGCGGCCGCAGCGGCGGCAGCACACGTGGCGCCGCGTGGCCCAGCGCGTGACGAACACGAGCGAGACGACGCGATGCGACGCGTGGACGTCGACCGGCTGCCCTTCGCGCAGGCAGACCGGACAGGGCCCGTAGCGCCAGTCGTCGACGTACTGCCGGACCTTCGCGTCGGGCACGCGTTCGGCCTCGACGACGACCGGATGCGCCTGTGCGCACACCGAACCGCAATAGCGGCGGCCGTCGATCGACCGCCCGCCGACCAGGAACGTCCTGCCGCACTGACTGCACTCTGCCACGATGACCTCGGATGAGCGTGATGCGCCGCGTGCCGGAACGCGCGCACGTCGATGCACGCGTTCCGGCCGGGCCGTTTCATGTTTTAACGGCCGCCGCCGCGCGGTCTTGAGCGCACGCGCGCAGCGGCGCGTCAGCCATGCAGCCCGTGCGCGGTCATCAGGCGGTACAGCGTCGCACGGGAGATGCCCAGCTCCGCCGCGACGTCCGCATGCTGGTGGCGGTGACGCAGCAGCGTTGCCTCGATCGCGTGCCGCTCGGCCTGCCGGCGCGCCTGCGCGAGCGTCGGCGGCCGCAGCGACGTGTACGGACGCAGCTCGAGATCGGCGGCCGAGATCAGCGGGCCGTTCGTCATCACGACCGCGAAGCGGATCCGGTTGATCAGCTCGCGCACGTTGCCGGGCCACGAATAGTTGTGGATCGCCTCGATCGCGCACGGCGTGAAGCCGCGAATCCGGTACGCGCCGTCGCCGCGATAGCGCCGCAGCACGTCATCGGCGAGCAGCATGATGTCGCGGCCGCGCATGCGCAGCGGCGGCTCGTCGATACGCAGCACGCACAGTCGGTAGTAGAGGTCGGCGCGGAATCGCCCGGCCCGCATCGCGGCTTCGAGATCGACGTGGGTCGCCGACACGATCCGCACGTCGACCGGAATCGACGCATGCCCGCCGAGCCGCTCGATTGTGCCCTCCTGCAGGAACCGCAGCAGGCTCGCCTGGCTCTCGAACGGCATGTCGCCGATTTCGTCGAGAAACAGCGTGCCGCCGTGCGCGGCCTCGATGCGGCCGATCTTGCGCTGGTGCGCGCCGGTGAATGCGCCGCGCTCGTGCCCGAACAGTTCGGCCTGCACCAGCATCGTCGGGATGGCCGCGCAGTTCACGGCGACGAACGGTGCGTCGGCACGCGACGACTGCCGATGGATCGCCGCCGCCGTCAGCTCCTTGCCGGTGCCGGACTCGCCGGCGATGAACACGGTCGCGTCGGTGTGCGCGACCTTGCGGATCGTCGCGAACAGCCGGCGCATCGCGTCGCACGCGCCGATCATCGCGCCGCCGGGCGGCGGCGCCTCCGCGGCCGGGCCGCCGTCCGCGAGCTCGAGCATCCCGTATGCGTGGCCGACGAGATAGCCGATCGTCGTGTAGGCCGTCGCATGGCGCACGTAGTCGAAGCAGCAACGGCGGATCAGGCGCGCGATCGTGATGTTGCGCAGTCGCTCGCCGTCGGCGAGCGCGACCCAGCCGACGCGCGGGTCACGCAGCAGCGCCTCGAACGACGCGACGTCCGGCGACGCGAAACTGCCGAAATCGACGATACCCGCATGCGGACGGTTCGCCTTGGCGAGATTCTGCGCGTCCGCCACGGTTTTGGCGCACCACACCTCCCAGCCGCGCGACGCGAGCGAATCGACGAGCGCGGCATCGTGTTGCCGCGACAGGTAGACGAGCGGCCGCGACGGCGCGACGGGACTGCGCCGGACCGCGACGAACGGCGGCGTGCTCGCCTGCCGTTCGTCGTCGTGCGGGCCCGGCATGCCGAGCTGACAGCAATGGTTCACGATTGCCTCGCCGCATAAGGTTGTGTATCGAAGCGGCCGTTGCCGATCGCGCGTGGCGGGGCCCGTGGTCCCGCGGCGCGGCGCCGCTCCGTCCTCGAATCGACGCCGCGCTATCGACAGAACACGACGCGCTGCGTGTAGATCTGCGGCTCGACGGCGGGCTTCGCCGCGCCGTTGAGATCGTCGCGATAGGCGCGGTAGGTCTTCCCGTTCACCGTCACGTCCGCCGCGCGGGCCGTCTCGATCCTGGCGAGCCCGCTGTACCGCCATTCGTTCACCCGGTCGGCCGCCGCGACGCTCGACTCGCCCGCGATCTTCTGCGTGATCGCGCTGCCGTCGCTCCATGGTTGCGTCTGCATCGCCTCGGTGTGCTGCGTCGCGTCGACCGTCTTGCCGGTCGACTTCGGCCCGCTCTGCGCATCGAACGGCGCACCGCGACCGTATACCGGCGCTTGCCACGACGGCGCATGGCCCGCTTCCGGCATCATGTAGATCATCTGCGGGTCGCCGATCATCACCATCGGCGCGCATGCGGTGTTGTCGGGACGGCCGAGCGTCGACAGCGCCTGCTGGACGCTCGCGGCGTTCGCGAGGGTCTGCTCGTTCAGGATGACGAAGACCGCGGGATTCTGGAAAAGCGACTGCGCAGCGGCTTGCACGCTGGCCAGCAACAAAGCGACCAAAAAGATCCTCATGATTGCGGCCTCCTCGCATCCTCGTCACGCAAAAAGAGGTGTTGACCTCGGGGAGGGGAACAACACCCGTCAAACCGGAAAAAACCGTCGGGCATCGGGCCGAACGCCTGCCGTGCGACCCGCGCTCCGGTCGCACGGCAAACCGGCCCGCATGCTCACGACGAGGTACTCGTCGAGATGACGGCCGGCGCCGGCGCGACCGGTGCAGCCGGTGCCGCCTGCTGGTCGACCGTGGCCGGCGACAACGCTTGCGCCGGATCGGTCAGCGTCGGCACGTCGGCAGGCGGCGCAGTCGTTGCGGCTGCATCCGGCACCTTCGCGTCCGCTGCGGGCATGTCGGCGGGCGCTGCCGCGACGGCAGGCAGCGCGGCCTCCGGTGCAGGCGCTTCGGCGGCTGCCTGCGGCGCCGGCTCGGCAGCCTTCGCATCGGCAGCCGGCGCCACGGCGACGGTTGCCGCCGGCATCGGTTCGGCAACCGGCTCGCCTGCGGCCTGCACCGGGTCGGTCGCGGCCGGCATCGGCTCCGGTGCGTTGGCGGCGACGGGCTGGGCAGGCTCGGGCATCTTGTCCGCGACGGCCGGCACAGGTTCGGACGCCTTGTCGGCCACTGCCGGCACCGGCTCGGGTGCCTTGTCGGCCACTGCCGGGGCAGGCTCGGGCGCTTTGTCGGCGACCGGCTGCGCGGGCTCCGGCGTCTTCGTCTCGGCGACCGGCGCGACAGGCGCCGGCGAAGCCTTGTCCGCCACGGCCGGTGCGGCGATGACGGCCGCTGCCGGCACGGTGGCCATGACGGCAGCCGGTACGATCGACGCTGCGGGTGCGGTGGCGGCGACGGCAGGCGCGGCAGTCGCCGCGGCAGCCGGAACTGCGGCGGCAACAGCCGGCGCTGCAACTGCCGGAGCGGCGGCGACAGCCGGCGTCGCAATTGCCGGAGCGGTGGCGACAGGCGCCATCGTCGGCACAGGAACCGGCACCGAAACCGGCGCAGCGCGCACCGACGTCGTCTCGATCGGGCGCGTCGGCGCGGACGCCGGCGCGGCCGAGCCGAGCGGCGGCAGGCCCATCCGGTCGCGCACGATCGGATCGCGATACTTGATGTCGTCCGCGACGGTCGCTTCGACGCTGGGCGCCACGTTCGAACGCGCGAGCGGCGCGGTCGTGCCCGGGCACAGATGCCCGGTCGCCTCCACCGCGCGCCGGTTCGCATCGCTCTGGCACAACAGCGCGAGCGCCACGTCGGTCAGGCCCATCGCACGGAATTCGCGCGCATCGAGACGCCGCACGCAGGCCTGGTCGACCAGCGTCGTGCCGCCCGTCGCGCCGAACCCCGGGAACGACACGCCGACGCTCACCGAACCCATGCAGGTATCGGACAGCGTGGTCGTGAGGCCGGGCGCCTGGATCGACGGGTTCGTCTTGATCGTCTGCGTGCCCGAGTAATTGACGTTTTCCGAGGTCTGGGTGTTGTACGGGTTGGTGCCGGGCGCGCCGGACGACTGCAACGAGTTCACGCTCTGCGGCGTCACATTGCCGCCGGCCGTGCTGGCCGGCATCGTCACGTTGACGTTCACGCTCGAATTGCCGCTGCCGCGCACCCCGCTGGAGCTGGTGGCATTCCCCCCACGCGAACTCGTCGTATTCGTGTTCATGCTCGAGCCGCCGCCCTGGCTGATCGCCGTCGACGAGGTCGACGATTGCGCGCTCGACGTCGAATCGGCGGTTTGCGCGTGGGCGCCGATCGTGGTCATCGCGAACATCGCCGCACATGCCACCTTGATCCTGTTGCTGTTCATTTCACTCTCCGGACGAGGTTTGACCTCCCACCCAGGCAACCGTACTAATTCCCCTGAATGCCTTCAGTTTTCGCTGCTCCCCCGAACTGCTTCCAGCCGCTGCCCAGCTGGGACCACGATCCGGCCGACATGCCCTGCCATTGCTGGGCGTCCGGTCCGCCGATGGCGCTGCCCGACGAAAGCGTTTGTTGTTCTGACGGTTTGGTTGTCTGAGAAAGGTTGTTTGACGTCTGCATATTCGATTGCCCACCATCGGCAGCACGGTCAGCGCCATACGCCGTCAGAGACGCGAGCATCAGAGCGGCGGCAATCAGGTTCTGCTTCATGCCAACTCCTTACGTGACAACGATGCGGAAAAGAGACCAGCGTCGCTGGGAAACTGGTCCCCCCACACCTGACTAATGACTGCTCCCGGTCGCGCTCGAGTCACCCTGGCTTCCGCCCGACGCGGACGGCGAACCGGCCGGACCGGTACTCCACACGCTCGACGAGTTGAAGTGATTCGAGCCCGCGATCGCGCCCGACCCGCCACTGCCCGTCCACCCCGCGGCACCCGCGTTGGCAGTGCCGTGATCGTTCGCGCCCGTGGCCGTGTAGTGGTTCGCGCCGAGTACGATCGTGGCGGTCACCCCTCCCGACAGCGCATTCGCGTTCTCGTTCGTGCTGCCGTTTCCGGCGAACGAGCCCGCGGCGCCGATCCCGCCGCCTGCCGCGAACGCGCCCCCGTTCGTGCCCGAACCGCTGGCCGTCGAAGTCGAGTTGTGAAACGCGGACGCCGTGCCGGCGGAGCCGGCGGGTGTCACGGTACTTCCTGCATTCGCGCCGGCCGTCGAGGTCGAATTGCTGGTATAGCTGCCGGAGCCGACCAGCACCGAACCGGAAACACCCGCCGCAACGGACTGCGTCTGGTTGGTCGTGGACGATCCGGCCGCCAACGCAGCGGACGAAATGACGGTGAGCGCTGTCGCTAACATGACTTTGGCTTTCATAGCAATTCCTTGCTGTGAGGAAGTTCGACGGTGGCGGAGCCGGGCCTGCCCTGGCGGGACAAAGCCCGGCATCCGTACCGCCAGCCAATGACGAACGCTACGCGTCGCGGCTTAGTGGTGATACGTCCAGCCGGTCGAGCCCGCGTTCGCGCCGCTGCTGCCGCCTGCTTGTGCGCCGCCGAAGCCGAAGCCGCCGACCGTCGACGTTTGCGTATGGTTCGTGTACGAGATCGAACCGCTGCTGCCGCCACCGGCCGTTGCGCCGGCTGCGCCGAGTGCCGAGCCGGAATCGGTTGCGGTGAAGTGGCCGAACCCGGCGACCCCGGCCATCGTCTGGCCACCGCTCGACGAGTTGCTGCTCGAGATCGTGCCGCTCGCTGCAAACGCTGCACCCGAAACCGCCAGAACTGCTGCTGCAATCAGAAGCTTCTTCATGGTCGACTCCATAACGGCGTGGAGAGAATGAGCATGGAAGATCGCACGCCATCGACCTTCCCGCCTCGAACAATCCTCAAAAAATAAGGATTGCTATCGAATAAAGAAATTATTTCAGGCTCGTAAATTGGCTTTTTATTTTTTTGGCCAGCCGAAGTCTAGTTTTATGTTTATAAGTTGTCCAAAATTTATGAGTAGGTGTTTTCTATCATTTTTATGAACATTGGAATTCACTCCAAACACCATTCATTAAATTTACCGGAATGACGCACACATCTTTCCGGCTCGCGGTTTTCAATACCCCGTCCCAAACGGATACCGGCACCGGCACCCGTTTCCGGAATTGAAAACTGGCGAATGTATCGACTACCGCAAAACGCAGCGCCCGCTCGACACGCGCCCTTCAGCCGGGCGACGACGGACTTGCATTGCAGCCAGACGACATGTCTGCTCCCTGAGCTGACGAAGAAAGGCCTTCCGGATAACCCGGCCGACGCGCGTTCGATCTAGCCCAGCCGGCGCCGGCACTGGCCCGGCGCGATCGAAACGGCTCTACACGGTTGAAGAGGAATCGGCGCGACGCTGTCCGGCACGAACAGCGCGCCCCACCCGGAAACGCCGAATGAAGTCGAGCATCGCTGTCGCCAGGTTGTCGCGCGAAACGACAAGCGCTCCAGCACGCGATGCGCGCGGAGGGCGGGCAATCGGCAAGGCGCCACCGACGACGCTGGCACTGCGTCGCAAGCGCTACCCCCATCGATCCGACTACCCCTATGGTGCGCGAGAAACGCGCGGATCAAGCCACTGCTTATAGTGTTCATCGCCGCTTCCCCGACTGGCTCGTGACGAACTGGCCGCCCCCACATCGTTGTTGCATCGTGTCGACCGCTCGCCGGTGCGTCCACTCTCGCAAACGGCATGCCATGCGATATTCCACTGCGCATTGCGCGGGGCTCGAGGCCGCCAGCCCCGCCCATTTCGCCAGGAACGGCATTTTTCGTTTCACGAATGTATCGCGATAACGATCCCCGCACGGCGGCGATCATTGAACACGACGACGCAATGCCTTGATTTGACGGACGAATCGGGCAAACCGGGGCGCGCCGGACGTCCCCGCCGACGGTTGTTTCAAACTTGAGAGCCGTCTCTCGACGCAGGGCCCGTGGTTCGCGCGTTTCCGCTGACAAACCGCGTGTTGCGGCAGGCCGGCAACCGTCCGTTACCTCGGAGCGAAAGGGGTTCCGGCCGCTCGATGCCCCGCGCCGCCCGGCCGCCGATACGGCCGGAACACGGGTTTCCCCCGAAATACGAAATGAATTTGATTCATCCGTGAAAATAGCCACACGATCGTGCGGGGGAAAAACCTTGCCATCCGGCACGCTGCGGGCGTAACAATTAAAACAAATGTAAACACGAGATCCGGACAAAAAACGCGCCCGTCGCTTTTTCATTTCGATTCGACCAGCCATTTCATGAATCCCCGACGATCGATTCATCGAAGAAACGTTTTCGAGAATTTATCCGGCTTTTCTCATCACTGAAACATGACGACCCAAAACAGCATGCACATCGTCAATCTCGTAAAAACCTGATTGGGCGCGCGTTTCGTCGCATCGAACCGTATCGATCCCACGATCGCCGCGGGTGCTTCCCTGTCCCCACGATTCACGCACGAAACACCGATGCGTGCACCGAACGGTCATGACCCGGCCGCGCCCGCATGCAGCGGGACTTCGCCGTTCATGGCATGCCGGTTGCCCGATGTCCGGCTTTCGACGAGCAGCCCGTCACGGCGCACGAAATACAGGCGGCGGCCCTCTTGAACCGGCATGTCGTGGAAAAGGCGATGAAGGTCGCCACCGGTCGATACTTGCGTCGTTCAAGCATCAACGGGGGTGTCGGCGAAACCGGAGCGCCCGTCGCGACGCTTCGTCGACATCGCCGGAGCGTTCGCATGAAAGCACGCGTCACACGAGCAGCCGGCCATATCGGCAGCCATCCGTTCAAGGCGCTCGCGAAAACCGAACACGAGCCGTGTCGCATACGACGATCGCTCGCCCGGCCATTGCGACGCGGGCCGCGGCGGGCCGCGCGTCGCGGCCGATATCCTCGACCGCAACGCGCCGTCATCGCGACATGACGATCGACGACCGGCCGGCTGCCCGTCAGCCGAGCAGTTCTTTCTTGCGCAGATGCACGACGTCGCGCATCGGCGGCGCGCCGAACAGCCGGCTGTATTCGCGGCTGAACTGCGACGCGCTTTCGTAGCCGACCACGGCCGCCACCGACCCGACGTCGCCGCCCTGCCGCAGCAACAGCCGTCGCGCCTCGTGCAGCCGCAACTGCTTCTGGTACTGCAGCGGGCTCAGCGTCGTCACGTGCTTGAAATGATGGTGCAGCGACGACACGCTCATGTTGACCGCCTGCGCGAGCGACTCGACGCGCATCGGCTCCGCGAAGTGATCGCGGATCCATTCGATCGCACGCGCGATCCGGTGCGTCTGGCTGCCGGCGATCGCCATGTGCCGCAGCCGCGTGCCCTGCCCGCTCGTCATCAGCCGGTACAGCACTTCCTTCTCGATCAGCGGCGCGACGACCGCGATGTCGGCCGGCGTATCGAGCAGCCGCAGCAGCCGCAACGCCGCATCGAGCAGCGGCGGCGTCAGCTCCGCGAGCGCGATCCCTTCGCCTTCCGGGCCCGCGTCGGGCTCGGGCAGCCGCATCTCGGCCGCCAACTCGACGATGCGCTGCGGATCGAGCGTCAGCGACAGGCACAGGTACGGTTCTTCCGCCGACGCACGCGTCACGCGCGAGAGGATCGGCAAGTCGATCGACGTAATCAGGCAATTGTGAGCGTCGTATTCGTACGCGTGGCCGGCCACGATCACGCGCTTCGCGCCCTGCGCGGCGATCACCAGCGCGGCGCGCGACACGCCGCAACCGAGATCGACCGGCCGCGTGTGCCGATGCAGCATCAGGCCCGGCACGGCCGTCGAGTGCGAGCCGTCCGCCGGCGCGAAACGGCCGATCAGCGACGCCAGCTCGCGCCGCCCGGATTCGCGCGACGCCACGATATCGGTCATGTCCATGACGCATCCTCGAATGATTTCCCGTGTCGCGCGAGCATAGCGAAACGGCTCGCGGCGCGCAGGGGATTTGCAGGATTGTTCAATAAATTTGCAGGATTGGGTAGACGCAAAAACCGGCGGCTCGCGCACACTCGCGCTAATCCGGCCTACGCCGGGTTTTCCCCACGGAGACAACCCAAAATGCCTACCTCGTTTGTCCTGAACGGCAAGAACGTCACGCTCGAC harbors:
- a CDS encoding sigma-54 dependent transcriptional regulator; amino-acid sequence: MPGPHDDERQASTPPFVAVRRSPVAPSRPLVYLSRQHDAALVDSLASRGWEVWCAKTVADAQNLAKANRPHAGIVDFGSFASPDVASFEALLRDPRVGWVALADGERLRNITIARLIRRCCFDYVRHATAYTTIGYLVGHAYGMLELADGGPAAEAPPPGGAMIGACDAMRRLFATIRKVAHTDATVFIAGESGTGKELTAAAIHRQSSRADAPFVAVNCAAIPTMLVQAELFGHERGAFTGAHQRKIGRIEAAHGGTLFLDEIGDMPFESQASLLRFLQEGTIERLGGHASIPVDVRIVSATHVDLEAAMRAGRFRADLYYRLCVLRIDEPPLRMRGRDIMLLADDVLRRYRGDGAYRIRGFTPCAIEAIHNYSWPGNVRELINRIRFAVVMTNGPLISAADLELRPYTSLRPPTLAQARRQAERHAIEATLLRHRHQHADVAAELGISRATLYRLMTAHGLHG
- a CDS encoding AraC family transcriptional regulator, whose product is MDMTDIVASRESGRRELASLIGRFAPADGSHSTAVPGLMLHRHTRPVDLGCGVSRAALVIAAQGAKRVIVAGHAYEYDAHNCLITSIDLPILSRVTRASAEEPYLCLSLTLDPQRIVELAAEMRLPEPDAGPEGEGIALAELTPPLLDAALRLLRLLDTPADIAVVAPLIEKEVLYRLMTSGQGTRLRHMAIAGSQTHRIARAIEWIRDHFAEPMRVESLAQAVNMSVSSLHHHFKHVTTLSPLQYQKQLRLHEARRLLLRQGGDVGSVAAVVGYESASQFSREYSRLFGAPPMRDVVHLRKKELLG